In Hirschia baltica ATCC 49814, the genomic stretch CAACTGGTACAGTGAAATGGTTTAACGCAACTAAAGGCTATGGCTTTATAGCGCCTGATGATGGCGGTGCTGACGTGTTTGTACACGTCACTGCAGTTCAGCAAGCTGGTCTTGCAGGACTGGACGAAGGCCAAAAAGTAGAATTTGAACTCGTGACAGATCCAAAGCGCGGCAAAACATCTGCTGGCGATTTGAAATCTCTCTAGAGAGAATATGGCTCAAAGTCGCTCTTAATATTAAAGCCGGTTCCAGTAAGTGAGCCGGCTTTTTTATGAATGAATTTATGCTGTAAAAACACCCGCCATAATCGCTAATGCAAACACAGCGACAACCCCAAGA encodes the following:
- a CDS encoding cold-shock protein codes for the protein MTTGTVKWFNATKGYGFIAPDDGGADVFVHVTAVQQAGLAGLDEGQKVEFELVTDPKRGKTSAGDLKSL